The segment TTAATGAGGATTTGAACATGTCTATTAAAAAAGCTTTGTTAATTGCGGCAATTTCCGCTCCTTTATGCTTATTAGGCGTTGCTAGCGCTGCTACTGATGCTGCTAATGCTCCTGCTGGTGCACAAGCTGCTGCTCAACAAACAGTTGCTACTAATGCAAAACATCATGCTAAGCATCATGCTAATAAAGATCATAAAAAATCTAAGCATCACAGCAAAAAAGAAAAAGCTGCTAAAAAAGATGCGGACAATAAAGCTGCAGACAACCAAGACAACGCTGCTGCTCCTGCCGCAGAATAAGCTTGTTGCTAATAAAAAAGAGCCAGTTTTACTGGCTCTTTTTTTTTCATAAGGATTTCATATCAATCACAAAACGATATTTCACATCACTTTTTAAAATACGATCAAATGCATGATTAATTTGATCGATATTAATCATTTCAATTTCAGGCAGAATATTGTGTTGAGCACAATAATCTAACATTTCTTGGGTTTCGCGGATCCCACCGATTAATGAACCTGCCATTTGGCGACGGGTAAAAATTAATGGCATTAACGAGACATTTTGGGGTTGCTCCGGCACACCGACAAATACCAAACTCCCTTCCAATGTTAACGCATTCAAATACGGACTTATTTCATGCGTTGCTGAAACGGTATCTAAAATAAAATCCAGTGAATTTGCGGCTTTTGCCATTTGTGAGCGGTCATTCGAAAGAATGACATGATGTGCGCCTAATTCCATCGCATCGTTTGCTTTGTCGGAACTGCGCGTAAATAAAGTCACTTCGGCACCCATGCTGTGGGCAAGTTTAATCGCCATGTGACCTAAGCCACCTAAACCCACCACGCCCACTTTGCTGCCTTTACCCACATTCCAACGACGTAAAGGAGAATAGGTGGTGATCCCGGCACATAATAAAGGAGCCACATGACTTAATGATAAATTATCAGCAATTTTCAATACGAATTCTTCGCGCACCACGATATTATTGGAATATCCACCTTGAGTCAGAGTATTGGTAGCCGCTTCTTTCGAGCCATATGTCATGGTCATACCTTTTTCGCAATATTGTTCTAAATGCTCATGGCAATAATGGCACTGCTGACAAGAATCGACCATGCAACCCACGCCAACGTGATCGCCTACTTTAAATTTATGGACTCGCGATCCCACCTTCACAACTTTACCAACAATTTCATGGCCTGGCACCATGGGATAAAGTGACATTCCCCATTCATTGCGAGCCATGTGAATATCGGAATGACAGACGCCGCAATGAGTAATTTCAATTAGCACGTCATTATCGCGGACATCGCGACGGGTGAAACTAAACGGTTGTAATGGACTTTTAGCATTTTGCGCAGCATAACCTTTGCATTCGATCATGATAATATCTCCTGTCAATGAGCGGTTGATTATTTTAGGTCAGTGTGTCAATTCGTCGTGAGAGCGAGTCAACCTAAGGATTTGATTATAGATCCATCTAAAATGAAGCGGTAACTTATTTTTTAATCTTTCATGAGCGGTACGAGCAAAGCTCGTGTTCGCTCATCGCATCTTGAAGGGCATTGAGTATATACCCAACGCACTTCAAGATGCGGCTGATGTCAAAATTTAGGGTTAGAAGTTTTCACTGATTGTCGAAGTGAGTTATCCTAATAAACACCTATTTTTCCTCTTTTTTTGCGAAAGCTTAGCGAACGCACTTATTACCTAACGCCTGCGATTTAATCTCCGACTCCCCTGCATCTTCATTGGCGAGCTATAGTACTATTAAACGTCACCTTTCCAACGACGATGTAACCACAGCCATTGTTCAGGATGAGCTAAAATCATTTTTTCAAGGGTTTGATTATATAACAACGTATTTTGATAAATTTCTTCCGTATCAGTTTGTGCTTGTTGCCAAATTAATTTAGGCAAAAATTCTAATACGTGTTGCCCGTGCTTATCGCGATAAGTCAATGCAGGAACAACGGGAGCTTGGGTATGTTTGGCCAGCATGGCCAGCGAACGAAATGTTCCTGCTTTTTCACCAAAAAATTCTACCATAATTCCATCTTTGGATTTGATACTGGCGTGTTGATCGAGAATAAATACTACGGCGTCTTCCCGATCGAGCGCATCACACACTTGCATCAAGGAATTTTTTTTAGGAATAACATTCAGGCCTGCTTGATAATAGCGACGAAATAATATTTTTTCGATCCATTTTGCACCCAGTGTTTTACGAATAAAATGAAAACGATGTTGATATTGGGTAAAGTTTAAAATACCCGCAATGGGGGATAACTCCCAGTTACCAAAATGTCCCGATAAAATTAGCAGCCCTTTTCCTTCTGCGGCCGCGTTTAAAATATGATCTAAGCCTTCAATACGTGCCAGTGTTTTTATTGTTGCTAAGGATTGAAAGCGCATTTTAATATTTTCATAGACTGATCGAGCTAGATGAGAATAAAAACACTGTGCTAATTTTTTTATGTCAGCTTCACTAAGTTCATCGGAAAATACCCGACGCAAATTAGCGAAAATAATTTTTCGCCGGTATGGCATGAGATAATAAAAAATTTTTCCGCTCAAGGTCGGAGTGATAGTTTGCAAATACGTTCGAATAGAATAAGTCATGATGCCGTAATAATTAAACTAGAGGCAATACCACCAAATCCTCGAGCAATGATCATAGCAGTATTGGCATGCACTGGCTGGTGTTGCGTGCTGAGGTTTAAATTCGCACATTCTTTGGCAACACGCGTTAATGTTGCTATCGCTGGCACGCAAGATTCTTGTAACGCTTTTATGGAAAAAATAGTATCTAAGATTCCCGCACTGGCTAGCGTGTGTCCGCATGACCATTTAAATCCGGTGACAGGAGTCGGCTTATTGTCAAATACCGCGTGAATGGCTTTGGCTTCACTATTATCTGATTGCGGTGTGCCATTGGCATGTGCTGTGATCATCCCAATATCATGGCTGGTGAGTTTCGCGTGTTTTAATGCAACTTCGAGACTCCGTTTTACCGCATCCCCATTATCGCCAATGGCAAATACGCCAGAAGCTTCTGTGGCAGTAGCAGCCGCTAATACCGAACCATAAATTTTAGCATGGCGTTGTTGCGCGCTGATTTTTGACTCTAATAAAATCGCAGCGCCTGCTTCTGCTAAGACAGTGCCATTATGGCGTTCGTCGAAAGAATAAATGCCTTCTGCTGATAAAATACCCATAGAACCATAATAGAGATTACCTTGCGGTTCTGCCGCGCAATCGTAGGCGACGACTAATGCCCGATCAATTTGCCCTTGTTGAATTGCATGCATGGCTTCGGCCAGAGCTTGTGATCCTGAGACGGCATGATTAGTAATATTTTGATTGGGTCCTTTAAATTGATGTTGCATGCCGACATAAGCTAAGACATTATTAGGTAAAATTTTTAAGAGCCACATTGGATGAATTTCTTCAAATAATTTTTTACCAAATTCTTGCAAATTATTTTTAGCATGTGCGAGCAATGGCATGAAATCGTATTGTTGATAAAATTTATTGCCAGGTGATCCTACATAAATTCCGCTACGATCGTTAAAATCTGTCGCATCAGTTAAACTATTGCGATAGTCAATTAGACCACTGTGTTCAATCGCTTGATTAGCCGCATAAATGCCTAATACATCTTGTTTAGAAATTAATTTTAATAATTTACGATCGGCAATTAATTGTTGAGGCTTAGCATTTTTTATTTCGCCAGCTAACCGATACGGCGTATCGCCTAATTCCCACTGGGTAATTTCAGCAATACCCGATTCACCCGCAATAATCGCATTCCACATCGTTTCGACATCGTGACCTGTAGCCCCGATGGCACCATAACCCGTAATAACCACTTCATTTTGCATAACTTATTCCCCTTGCCATTCAGGGTGTTTGAAAACCACACAGCTATTCGAGCCGCCAAAACCAAATGAATCCGATAATGCGACGCGGATCGCGCGATCGCGCACGCCTTCGCGCACAAAATCCAAATCGCATTCTGGATCGG is part of the Legionellales bacterium genome and harbors:
- a CDS encoding NAD(P)-dependent alcohol dehydrogenase — translated: MIECKGYAAQNAKSPLQPFSFTRRDVRDNDVLIEITHCGVCHSDIHMARNEWGMSLYPMVPGHEIVGKVVKVGSRVHKFKVGDHVGVGCMVDSCQQCHYCHEHLEQYCEKGMTMTYGSKEAATNTLTQGGYSNNIVVREEFVLKIADNLSLSHVAPLLCAGITTYSPLRRWNVGKGSKVGVVGLGGLGHMAIKLAHSMGAEVTLFTRSSDKANDAMELGAHHVILSNDRSQMAKAANSLDFILDTVSATHEISPYLNALTLEGSLVFVGVPEQPQNVSLMPLIFTRRQMAGSLIGGIRETQEMLDYCAQHNILPEIEMINIDQINHAFDRILKSDVKYRFVIDMKSL
- a CDS encoding lysophospholipid acyltransferase family protein, encoding MTYSIRTYLQTITPTLSGKIFYYLMPYRRKIIFANLRRVFSDELSEADIKKLAQCFYSHLARSVYENIKMRFQSLATIKTLARIEGLDHILNAAAEGKGLLILSGHFGNWELSPIAGILNFTQYQHRFHFIRKTLGAKWIEKILFRRYYQAGLNVIPKKNSLMQVCDALDREDAVVFILDQHASIKSKDGIMVEFFGEKAGTFRSLAMLAKHTQAPVVPALTYRDKHGQHVLEFLPKLIWQQAQTDTEEIYQNTLLYNQTLEKMILAHPEQWLWLHRRWKGDV
- a CDS encoding 3-oxoacyl-ACP synthase, which encodes MQNEVVITGYGAIGATGHDVETMWNAIIAGESGIAEITQWELGDTPYRLAGEIKNAKPQQLIADRKLLKLISKQDVLGIYAANQAIEHSGLIDYRNSLTDATDFNDRSGIYVGSPGNKFYQQYDFMPLLAHAKNNLQEFGKKLFEEIHPMWLLKILPNNVLAYVGMQHQFKGPNQNITNHAVSGSQALAEAMHAIQQGQIDRALVVAYDCAAEPQGNLYYGSMGILSAEGIYSFDERHNGTVLAEAGAAILLESKISAQQRHAKIYGSVLAAATATEASGVFAIGDNGDAVKRSLEVALKHAKLTSHDIGMITAHANGTPQSDNSEAKAIHAVFDNKPTPVTGFKWSCGHTLASAGILDTIFSIKALQESCVPAIATLTRVAKECANLNLSTQHQPVHANTAMIIARGFGGIASSLIITAS